Part of the Miscanthus floridulus cultivar M001 unplaced genomic scaffold, ASM1932011v1 fs_166_2_3, whole genome shotgun sequence genome, ggtagtctaccgaggggtatcccgtgatggaagatttgtcgatgggggtgcgcgtaattaggaaccagatggtgacacaaggcgcagagacagcgatttagacaggttcgggccatctgatcgacgtaataccctacgtcctgtgtctttggtgtattgtattgatctagacgaccaagtagcttgtccgctaggggaccctacctctccttatatagtctggagggacagggttacaagtaaagtatcctatttggtactatacaatgtcttgcgatgcacgccgagcagcgtcgtgcacgccttgatcttgtgggctagaccacctctgatggtgcggcccatgtcttgggggccatacccccacactgaCCATCCAAGGAAGGAAGGCACAGCcggctcggccgtatagacctcgcgacgcgcaagcttctagcggcgcctggagtcgtaggccaccgaccctccgaagatcatgaggcaatcaTCCAGCGTCGGaaatccaccatccttccccttggcgtcatcTACGACCAGCTTGGGcttttcctatgctcccccttgttggagcctccggacaagaaccgcttcatgaggacgtagtccttgtataggtgcttgacggggaaagcatggtttgggcatggcccttcgagcagcttctcaaagtggtttggggtaccctcggtgggcttctgacccccttGTGGTCgacagtggccacgagcgagccctcacgccgctgcttgttcttcttcttgttggggcggttAGAGGCACCTTCGCTGGTGTcctgtcccgctttgccttgcccttggagtgGTTGAAAATCGCCCCAACCGCCTTCTCgcccgaggcgtggctggtggcgatgttgaggagctccttggtggttcactagcccttatgtcctagcttgtgaaccagggactcacaggtggtcctgaATAGGAAATCTCCTATGGCGTCGACGTCGGCGACGTCGGACAGCTTGTTGCACTgacgggagaagcaccggatgtacccccGAAGAGCTTCTCTGGACTTCTgtcagtagtttttgagatcccataggTTTCTAGGATGCGTGTATGTGCGTGGGAAGTtttccacgaagatctcttttaggtccgcccaactttggattcggttgggcggaaggtgttccgaCCACGTTTGCACTAaatcggctaggaacaatggaaggttacggataatgaaatcgtcactatccgctccaccagcttggcaagcaagccgataatccttgagccacaatccggggtttgtttccctagagtattttgggatgttggtcggcggtcggcgtggtgggaagacggcgttgaggatgcatcggccaaaggcctgaggtcctagcaagttagggctcgggcttcggtcctcgtcgcCATCGTAGTGTCcgccacgacgagggtggtagccgcggctagcctcctccctctcatcaccGTGGGCACGCCTGCGGGCATTGAGCGTGTTGTGTGCGTCATGGTGGAGgtcgagatgctcatgcaccgggGCCGCGGTGCGTGGCCTGTCGCCTCGCTATGCCTAGTGGACTAACACGTCCCTACTGAGTCGCTctaagggcgtgcgctggctggcattGAGCTCGCGTCGTCGGGACAGCGACCTCTCGGCCTGCTACGTCATCGCACGAtcgagtagcgtgtgaatctcatgatgggcctgaCGATCGTCGGGTGTCGCGGACTCTAGAAGCCCccagagcaaggccaccccggcagcgatgttttggcttacctgggtgaagtgtgggagggcttcgtcgtcctcgatgatccccCGGTTCAGGTCGCGGGCCGCGGCgtgcgcacgcccaccgtctccatggcgctcgatctctcgctcgagctctgcGCGtttctgctcgagctggagtcatgcttcttcgagctcttggtgccgcgccctcagctgctctaTCCGCAGGCGAGGTGGGGCTCCTGCATCCCCCCTTGACCATGTCAtcgaggtcatttgttggggGTAGCCccttcctcatggatgctttcgatgtaaccctcgggggtacctaccatgaaacattcacgtgagaggtgatggctccccctgctggagtcagagtcgaAGGGCTACTACGATTCTCCCACGAGGAGGACGTGGAAAGATTCCATAATGTATTCggccatccccatgaacttatcgttcgtaggggatgggggcatgcgctgcaccacaaggtggccaacgatcTCTGTGGCGTGGCACAGACCGGACAAGAgtgctgtcggggcgctctggatgaggtattccggggagagcggctctccttcgGTAAGTTGCGTCATGAagttggtgaacgagaaggtgaggcgacgcaggtcctcccgggacgatcggggtcctaggaaggcaccgagctggcgctctagcctcccgtaatcgaagccgaggagttgATCGCTCTCGACGGCTCGGGCCTCCAGTgcatgcagctgtagctcctcaagcgcctcggcaaTCATATCGAGgtcggtggagtggagaggctgaATGGCGGCGGGaacctacgccaactctccctcagttgtaatgatgaagtccaggttcccaaaGTACATGTGCACGCCCGGGATCCAGttgacgccgtgactagccatccgaggcctaatgtGGACGTTGAGACGCGTAAAAAGACCCTACCtgacgtgccaactgtcggtgttttcgaaccaccgacgagtaaatttatatttacgcgtctggctcggatgatgtgctcagaggacacatgagtttatactggttcggacagaacgtccctacgtctagttcgttgttgctcgtgttaccggcacttggtttgcagtagaggttacaaataggcgagagagggagaggatcccagatctctggtggaaggagtgaacgagtgttgagagctcgcttgccgctcagccgtgtgctcgtgtcatgctcttgtgttttttATTTCCCCCTCTCTCCTCCATGGGGCGTcccgcttccccttttatagacgaggGGAAAGCATGGGTTGCAGAGGAGGAAAAGTAGAAGAAAGAGAGAATAAGACTTCCAGAGTTGTCGGGTCCTTCTCATTCATGCGGATCCTgttgatcctatagatgtcaacagggacggcttcatgtcgtggccctgtttgtcactagcgccatgcgcaggcgtcatctgccggtcatgatATTCCACTCTGTctcggcggacgtcgtggtgaattgTCAGCGtctgtacgaggattaggcagaacaacaccggcatgttcgacactgttcttgatgtgaatccccatgTATGGCCCGGCATGGCCAcatgttacatcgaggcgtgccagtctcttccctagcgtcagagttttgacccaggcccatacacttggacctgAAGTGGTTGACGGCGGTTTGGGTCCCCGTCAGATGAGACGGAAACCATGTTCTCGAGGTCAGGCAAGACGAAACCCGccaccttgggcgagacggagcccgcacccaaggggtcggacgagacgaaaCATGCGACcttaggcgagacggagctcgcacctaaggggtcgaacgagacggagctcgtggccttgaggccgggtgagacggagcttgcACCCaatgggtcgggcgagacgaagctcgcgaccttgggcgagacggagcccgcacctaagggatcgggcgagacagagctcgtggcctTGAGGTCGGACGAGACAAAGCCCGCGACCTTAGagttgggtgagacagagcccgcaccaaGAGGTTGGGCGAGACGAAACCAACAGCCTTGAGGTTGAACGAGACGGAACCCACAGTCTAAGAATCGGATGAGACCTTTTAATATCTCTTGGATCATCGGAAAAAACCGCGTGGACGCTAACTTCGTTACTTTATATATCCTATATCCTGGATATCAATAACTGACACGACCGATACAAGGATCATGTGGCCATGATGGGGCTGGCAGGTGGAAATGAAACGAAGCGCGAGCCCGAGATGCCTGGGAATCCTATTTCCTTcgtccttttcttttcttcttccagCGTGAACCGTGGAATCTTCACGCAGAACGACGATCAAAACCCACCCCGAAATCCTAAAAATCACCATTAACCGAGAATTTCCGAAGAGTGTTGTTGTCTGTATGGTGCCGAATTCTGGAACTCTGGCCACACCAACACCTCCCTTCCCCCGCTTTTGCCGCAGTCCATGGCCCAACTGCCGCGCGTGAATACCCGTGACGCTGGCCTCTGGGCCCCCGGACAGGGGCCGTCCAGCTCTGCTCCAGCGCGGAGACAGGCGAGATGAGACAGGCGCAAATCGCCCCGCCTTTTGGTGCAGGGATCGCGGCGCTTTACAGCCACCGTCGCGTGGTCCCCACGCGTCGGCGGGCGTGAGCTGGCGTCGTCTTCCCCGCCGCCCCGGCTCTTCTCGTGCCCTCGCCGCTGCGCGAGACCGGGTTCAAACCGGCGCGACCGGGAGGGGGTAGTCCCGTCATTATCACGCCTTGGCGGCTGCAGCCCTAGCCTAGCACACACTGCGGGAGGGGCCCACGCATGTGCCACCGGCCCTCTTCCCCTGCCCATGTGCCCTGTACTACCCCTCTCTCTCTTCTTCACTTAAATCTCACCTCCCAAAACATACTCCAGTTTCTCTCTCTTCTCATCTTATCTCTCCCCCAACTCTCTGTCACTCTCTGACGCAATGCCGTTTCCCACCGCCTCcaccgcgcggcggcggcggcggtacgAGGGCGCCGCCGGTCCGTGGCGCGGGCTCGTGGTCCTGGCTCTGATGGCGCTCGCGGCCGGCGCGGCGGCGGAGACGTCGCCGTCGGACGTGGCGGCGATGCGGGCGGTGGCGAAGGCGCTTGGCGCGGACAAGACGCTGGGATGGGACGTCGCCGGCGATCCCTGCTCTCCGAAGCGGTGGGACGGGGTGTCCTGCGACTCGTTGGGCCGTGTCACCGCGATCCAGGTCGGGAAGCGCGGCCTCACGGGGACCCTGCCCCCGGAGGTGGGCGACCTCACCGAGCTCACTCGCCTCGAGGTTTTCGAGAACAAGCTCTCCGGCCCGCTGCCCTCGCTCCCGGGGCTCTCCTCGCTTCAGATTTTACTTGCCCACAACAACAGCTTCACCTCCATCCCCGCTGACTTCTTCAAAGGCCTCACCGGGCTCACCGCCGTCTCCATCGACTACAACCCGTTCACGTCGTGGACGCTCCCCGCCTCCCTCGCCGACTGCGCCTCCCTCGCCAACTTCTCCGCCAACGGCGCCAACGTCTCTGGCACGCTCCCGGACTTCTTGGGTGCGATGCCGGTGCTCCAGCGGCTGTCGCTGGCCTTAAACCAGCTGTCAGGACCCGTACCGGCGTCGCTGGCCCGCGCGCAGCTGGTGCAGCTTTGGCTCAATGGCGGGCATCTCAATGGGTCGATTAGCTTTGTCAGCAACATGACCTCTCTGGAGCAACTGTGGCTGAATCTTAACGAATTCACTGGGCCCTTGCCGGACTTCGCGAGGTTTGATAATCTATGGGATTTGCAACTTCGCGACAACAAGCTCACAGGACCGGTGCCTGAGAGTCTTTTCAAGTTGAAGGCCCTGAAGAAGGTGACCCTGACGAATAATTTGCTGCAGGGGCCGATGCCTCAGATTCCTGATCAGCTTGTTGCAGGGACAGACATGGAAGCAGATTCAGAGCAGTTCTGTGTGCAGGAAGCCCGGAAGCCATGCGATCCCCGTGTGAGCCTGCTGCTCGAGGTTGCTGCTGGGTTCATGTACCCGGCCTCACTTGCTGAGGATTGGAGGGGGAATGATCCGTGTAGGTTTCCGGGTGTTAGTTGCATCCAAGGTAACATTACTGGGCTGACTTTTACCAACAAGGGTCTCAGTGGAAGTATCTCACCGGCCATCGGGAAGATTAGCTCACTTATGGTGCTAAATCTTGCTAACAATAACATCACTGGTACTGTGCCTGAGGAAGTTGCCGCGTTGCCTTTGCTGACAGATGTCGATTTGTCAAACAACAATCTCTATGGGAAACTTCCTACCTTTGCTTCCAAGAGTGCAGTGGTGAAAACTGCTGGTAACCCTAACATAGGCAAGGATGCTCCTGCACCAGCGGCAGGATCAGGCGGTAGCAACCACAGTCCATCGGGGGGAGGCAGCAGCGGAAGCAGTGGTAACAATGGGGGCTCCTCTTCGTCTTCTGTTGGAGTCATTGCAGGCTCAGTGGCTGGTACAGTTGTTGGACTAGGCCTTGTTGCTGCATTAGGTTTCTATTGTTACAAGAGAAAGCAGAAGCCTTTCGGAAGGGTGCAGAGTCCACATGCCATGGTTATCCATCCATGGCACTCAGGTTCAGATGACATGGTTAAAATCACAGTTGCAGGGGGAAATGCTAATGGTGGTGCTCGCACAAGCGAGACATATAGCCAAGCGAGCAGTGGTCCACGGGACATCCATGTTGTTGAAAGTGGAAATATGGTCATTTCAATCCAAGTTCTCCGCAGTGTGACCAACAACTTCAGCGAGGAGAACATCCTTGGTCGAGGAGGGTTTGGCACTGTTTACAAGGGTGAGCTTCATGACGGCACAAAAATTGCTGTAAAGCGGATGGAGGCTGGTGTGATGGGTAACAAGGGGCTAAATGAGTTTAAATCAGAGATTGCTGTTTTGACCAAGGTCCGTCACCGGAACCTTGTCTCACTGCTGGGCTACTGCCTTGATGGCAATGAGAGGATTCTTGTGTATGAATACATGCCACAGGGAACACTGAGCCAACACCTGTTTGAGTGGTCAGAGAACAATTTGCAGCCATTGGAATGGAAAAAGCGACTTAGCATTGCACTTGATGTTGCAAGGGGTGTCGAGTACCTTCACAGCCTTGCCCAGCAGACCTTTATCCACAGAGACTTGAAGCCATCAAACATACTTCTTGGCGATGACATGAAGGCCAAGGTGGCAGACTTTGGATTGGTTAGGCTTGCACCAGCTGATGGGAAGTGTGTCTCTGTAGAGACGAGACTTGCTGGCACTTTTGGGTACCTTGCACCAGAGTATGCAGGTGATCATCCTatatttcttctttccaagtatattgattttttttttgttcagtTGAATTGACAAGCACATTACATCTAACCTACAGCTACCTGTAGTAATATCATTTAATGGTTAAACATTAATAGCTTCCTCCGAAATGACTATTCATTTCAATGACCAAGCAGTCAAGCATACATTTGAGCTATGGCATATACTGATATACATAATAGTATCATGAATACTTGCATATTACCATCTTTCCTCTAAAATGACTTTTTAGTTGTGAATAATGTATTATATGGTAAAAATCAGCTAACTTACTACTGTAATTTTTCTTCCCTGGTGCATGTGCACACCCTTATTATACTCTGGCATCGCCCCTGGTTGTGGCTTGTGACTTGCTTCTCGTACCTTCCATGAGAGATACTTTAGGTGCTCACTAAGAAATTTGTTTTCCAAATGTGATACCTGAAAAGATCTTTTAAATTTTGGTTGACCTTGCGATCAACTAGAATAAGTTTATTTGCGGAGTAAGCGCCATTTAAAATTGTAAATGTTCTTTCACCCCAAGCATTACTATCTATGGGTGGATTACCTATATTCAACATAAACTTAACGTTTGCGTGCTGGACCATTCCCTTGTACCATTAAGACATTTTCAATAGCCCAAGACCATCAATGGAGCTTTAATTGTACCTTTCACTTGTAACTATTGTTTTGCCCTTCATCTTCCTGTTAGGAAACAAGGTAACCTAAATTGTTAGCTATATCATCTTTCCTGCGTTGTACTAATTGATAATTTCAGCCATGCTCCTTTTTGAAAAGCGTGTTGATGAATTTAAATATGCCACTCACAACATCTGTCTAACAGAAATGAACATTTTTATGTGCAGTTACTGGACGTGTGACAACAAAAGCTGATGTCTTCAGCTTTGGTGTAATCTTGATGGAACTGATTACAGGACGCAGGGCACTTGATGAGACTCAGCCTGAAGACAGCATGCATTTAGTTACATGGTTTTGGAGAATGCAGCTCAACAAGGAAACATTCCGCAAAGCAATCGACCCTGTTATTGACCTTGATGAGGAGGCATATGCTAGTGTTTGTACTGTTTCAGAGCTTGCTGGTCACTGCTGCGCTAGGGAAGCACACCAGAGGCCTGACATGGGCCATGCTGTTAATGTTCTTTCTACCCTTTCGGAAGTTTGGAAACCAACCGACCCAGACTCTGATGACAGCTACGGTATCGACCTGAACATGACCCTGCCTCAGGCTCTGAAGAGATGGCAGGCATTTGAGGATAGCAGCCACTTTGACGGTGCAACCTCTTCATTTGTTGCAAGTTTGGATAACACTCAGACGAGCATCCCTACGAGGCCTCCTGGATTCGCGGAGTCGTTCACCTCTGCTGACGGAAGATAGACAGTTAGCTGCTACTGCTAGGGTGTGCAAATCCTTATGCTTCCGTTGAAATAGAAGGTTCAAGCGATCCTTGTGTTCATTCTTTGTCTCTTCACCCCCAATCTTTCTCTGTCTCTTTATTCGGCTCTGTACTGCTGTGTAGCTGCTCTTTGATCATGTATGCTGTGATATTGTCTCAGAATTGCCTGGAAGTTCGAAAAATTTGCTAACTGGCGATGTCATTTGCTAAGATTAAAGTAGAAGAATGCTAGggttgttggtttgtattggatATTGACAATTTGCAAAAGAAGGTAATCCTGTATTCGTCGAAAAGTATGACCCTGGCCTGAAGTATTTCCATGTTCTTCTGAAGCAACGCCTCAGCTATGATCATTTCACTGGTACTTACTGTTATCAGTTATACCCTTTTTTTTCCCTCTGGGATGGCCATAAAGGTTCATGAGTCCATGACACTACCTGTAATAGTTCAATTATACGTCATGATCTGGTGTCTTATCTTTCCATGATCGTCGTTCAGAAAGATACCATTTCATGTGAGTCTAACCAGGTCAAGTATAGAGCTAACATGTTTTGGCTTTTGGTTACCTGGACATTGAAATGGCCAGGTGAGCGTCAAATCTCCAGAGCACAAGCTTCAGGTAATCAGCAGTGTTCATGTGAGGCCCCAAGTCCTATTGTGCTGCTGCACCTAATTCATGTGAGGCAGTTCAACTAAACTGGAGTTCTCATCACTAAACAACGCACCAGCTTCAGCTGTGCTCCGAAGCTTTTGTTTGCTCCAGACCGTGGATCCTGCAAAACAAAACCAGGGCGCTAACTGAACTCCCCACGCTAACAACCTGTCCACCGGTAGGAACCCGGGACAGACAGCGATGCACTGCTGATTTGCTGGAGCAGCGTCCGCTGCCCGCCTACTTGCCTGAAACGAAGGCAAAGACAACGGGGAGGAAAACGATGGGGCCTATGtgtatcagcctgttcggttgactgattcgtatcgttgctagttggtgaagaagtactgctggctggtttatgtgagagaaaaatactgttctgactagaAATTTATGattgtttacgacaagccacagtcaaacgaacaggctgtatatctGGTGACAACGAGGCTGGAATCTGCGATCCAGTTGTCTGATCGTGACTCCAGTGCATGGCCCTGTTCCATTGGATTGGATTTATTTGTTTGTGAACGCACTCTTGCCGCCTGATATTCTTCTACTCGTATTTTTGGCGATGGCGCGGTCCATCCAGCCCTGTGCGCGGGCGTGTGGGGTGTGCGGTGTACTGTTGCGGCGCCTGGCGTACTGGCGTTTGGACTTTGTACAAACTACAGAGCCTTATCTTCAGGGGTAGCTTCCAAATTGTGTCCGTCTCAAACCCAGGGTGGTAATGCGCTGCTGCTGCAGCAACACTCCTAATTTTCGTTTCAAGAAGATGCACACGATACACGTCACTGGGTCTGGGTGGTATATTTCTGGACCTCCTTGACCAATTGGTGGCGCTCTGCAGCGCAAATCTGTGATCTCGACTATTCCATCTGGTttgtctgtgaccggacgcggacTCGCTGATCCGACACCGGCGTCTGTCGCGTGAGCCAGATTCGGTAGGCTGGCCTCGACCGTTCTGGGCGGGGACCATGCAATGCAAGCGCTGCCTGCCTGCGCTGGCGATGCAGGAAGAGTCGTTTCCCCGGTGGACCGGTCGTTAGATTTCCGTAttttgtgtgtgcgcgcgcgagcGCATTGGTGCTCGTAGGATTGCAACGACACGACACGACACGACGTTTTCGTTCTTGAACAAATGGCACAGCATTTCCGAGGGGAACCTAAGGGCGTCCTCAATGAGCAGGGCAAATCGCCAGCTTGCGTGGCGTGACGTAGAAATAAAGAAAAGCCAAAAAAGACCAGCCATGGAGGTGGGTCATGGGGCCGAGTGCTACAGTGGCCGGGTGTTACCGGGGTGTTTGCGAGCCTAGCTAGATGAACTCACTAGCGACGAGATTTCCTGCGCTCTCTCTCCTCCACATAGGCCTCCTAGCTCTGATTCCCTTGTTGGGGACGCCCGAAAGACGCGTATCGGGTTCTCTAAAACCTCCGTGGCCGGCTAACGGTGCGGCTGATCTTGCCAGCGCGATGAGATCGCGACAGCTCCAGCCGCGGCCGGTGCCATGGCCGGCCGGAGCAGGCGCTGCCGCTCGCCCGCTGGCCGCTGCTCGGGATGGAATCGCATCTGAGATCCGACGGCGAGAAACTGGCAGGAATACAGCCCGTCGTCAGGTGACTGGGCAGGGCACAGCTGCACAGGTCTGGGCGCGGTTGGGCGCGAAACCGCGAGGGCCCGACCGTGCGACCGACCGGCGGAGTTTGCGCTGTAGAC contains:
- the LOC136530629 gene encoding receptor protein kinase TMK1-like; the protein is MPFPTASTARRRRRYEGAAGPWRGLVVLALMALAAGAAAETSPSDVAAMRAVAKALGADKTLGWDVAGDPCSPKRWDGVSCDSLGRVTAIQVGKRGLTGTLPPEVGDLTELTRLEVFENKLSGPLPSLPGLSSLQILLAHNNSFTSIPADFFKGLTGLTAVSIDYNPFTSWTLPASLADCASLANFSANGANVSGTLPDFLGAMPVLQRLSLALNQLSGPVPASLARAQLVQLWLNGGHLNGSISFVSNMTSLEQLWLNLNEFTGPLPDFARFDNLWDLQLRDNKLTGPVPESLFKLKALKKVTLTNNLLQGPMPQIPDQLVAGTDMEADSEQFCVQEARKPCDPRVSLLLEVAAGFMYPASLAEDWRGNDPCRFPGVSCIQGNITGLTFTNKGLSGSISPAIGKISSLMVLNLANNNITGTVPEEVAALPLLTDVDLSNNNLYGKLPTFASKSAVVKTAGNPNIGKDAPAPAAGSGGSNHSPSGGGSSGSSGNNGGSSSSSVGVIAGSVAGTVVGLGLVAALGFYCYKRKQKPFGRVQSPHAMVIHPWHSGSDDMVKITVAGGNANGGARTSETYSQASSGPRDIHVVESGNMVISIQVLRSVTNNFSEENILGRGGFGTVYKGELHDGTKIAVKRMEAGVMGNKGLNEFKSEIAVLTKVRHRNLVSLLGYCLDGNERILVYEYMPQGTLSQHLFEWSENNLQPLEWKKRLSIALDVARGVEYLHSLAQQTFIHRDLKPSNILLGDDMKAKVADFGLVRLAPADGKCVSVETRLAGTFGYLAPEYAVTGRVTTKADVFSFGVILMELITGRRALDETQPEDSMHLVTWFWRMQLNKETFRKAIDPVIDLDEEAYASVCTVSELAGHCCAREAHQRPDMGHAVNVLSTLSEVWKPTDPDSDDSYGIDLNMTLPQALKRWQAFEDSSHFDGATSSFVASLDNTQTSIPTRPPGFAESFTSADGR